From the genome of Glycine max cultivar Williams 82 chromosome 2, Glycine_max_v4.0, whole genome shotgun sequence, one region includes:
- the LOC100792446 gene encoding putative leucine-rich repeat receptor-like serine/threonine-protein kinase At2g24130, producing MMCLFRIFRSIVLLFFFLGTVQSRVLHGKENAGIVNGKNSLISFMSGIVSDPQNALKSWKSPGVHVCDWSGVRCNNASDMIIELDLSGGSLGGTISPALANISSLQILDLSGNYFVGHIPKELGYLVQLGQLSLSGNFLQGHIPSEFGSLHNLYYLNLGSNHLEGEIPPSLFCNGTSLSYVDLSNNSLGGEIPLNKECILKDLRFLLLWSNKLVGQVPLALAYSTKLKWLDLELNMLSGELPFKIVSNWPQLQFLYLSYNNFTSHDGNTNLEPFFASLVNLSHFQELELAGNNLGGKLPHNIGDLPTSLQQLHLEKNLIYGSIPPQIGNLVNLTFLKLSSNLLNGSIPPSLGHMNRLERIYLSNNSLSGDIPSILGDIKHLGLLDLSRNKLSGPIPDSFANLSQLRRLLLYDNQLSGTIPPSLGKCVNLEILDLSHNKITGLIPAEVAALDSLKLYLNLSNNNLHGSLPLELSKMDMVLAIDVSMNNLSGSVPPQLESCTALEYLNLSGNSFEGPLPYSLGKLLYIRALDVSSNQLTGKIPESMQLSSSLKELNFSFNKFSGRVSHKGAFSNLTIDSFLGNDGLCGRFKGMQHCHKKRGYHLVFLLIPVLLFGTPLLCMLFRYSMVTIKSKVRNRIAVVRRGDLEDVEEGTEDHKYPRISYKQLREATGGFSASSLIGSGRFGQVYEGMLQDNTRVAVKVLDTTHGEISRSFRREYQILKKIRHRNLIRIITICCRPEFNALVFPLMPNGSLEKYLYPSQRLDVVQLVRICSDVAEGMSYLHHYSPVKVVHCDLKPSNILLDEDMTALVTDFGISRLVQSDENTSINESASFSSTHGLLCGSVGYIAPEYGMGKHASTEGDVYSFGVLVLEMVSGRRPTDVLSHEGSSLCEWIKKQYTHQHQLENFVEQALQRFSPCGVPNHRNKIWKDVILELIELGLVCTQYNPSTRPSMHDIAQEMERLKDYLTKSNLPPH from the exons ATGATGTGTTTGTTTAGAATCTTTAGATCAATAgtgcttctatttttctttctggGCACTGTTCAATCTAGAGTACTTCATGGGAAAGAAAATGCTGGCATCGTCAATggaaaaaattcacttatttcATTCATGTCAGGCATTGTTTCTGACCCTCAAAACGCTCTAAAGAGTTGGAAGTCACCGGGTGTTCATGTTTGTGATTGGTCAGGTGTAAGATGCAACAATGCAAGTGACATGATAATTGAGCTTGATCTCAGTGGAGGGTCACTAGGAGGCACCATTTCCCCTGCTCTTGCTAACATATCTTCCTTGCAAATTCTTGACCTTTCTGGCAACTATTTTGTGGGTCACATTCCAAAGGAACTAGGCTATTTGGTTCAGCTTGGACAACTCAGTTTGTCTGGGAATTTTCTTCAAGGGCACATTCCATCCGAGTTTGGTTCACTTCACAACTTGTACTACCTTAACTTGGGAAGCAATCATCTTGAGGGAGAGATTCCCCCATCACTTTTCTGTAATGGAACTTCACTGAGTTATGTAGACCTCTCTAACAATTCCTTAGGGGGAGAAATCCCCTTGAACAAAGAGTGTATCCTTAAAGACCTCAGGTTCCTATTACTTTGGTCTAACAAGCTTGTAGGCCAAGTTCCTTTAGCTCTTGCATACTCTACCAAGCTTAAATGGCTTGATTTGGAGTTGAATATGTTGAGTGGAGAGCTTCCTTTTAAGATTGTAAGTAATTGGCCACAACTACAGTTCCTCTACTTGTCATACAACAATTTTACCAGCCATGATGGTAATACCAACCTTGAACCTTTCTTTGCCTCCTTGGTGAATTTATCACACTTTCAAGAACTCGAATTGGCAGGAAACAATCTTGGTGGGAAGCTGCCTCATAACATTGGTGATCTTCCCACCAGCCTGCAACAACTTCACCtagaaaaaaatctaatatatgGCTCTATACCTCCACAAATTGGCAACCTTGTCAACCTGACTTTCTTGAAGTTGTCCAGTAACCTATTAAATGGATCTATCCCTCCCAGCCTCGGTCACATGAATAGGCTAGAGAGAATTTATTTGTCAAATAATTCACTATCTGGTGATATTCCATCAATCCTTGGTGATATAAAGCATCTGGGACTTCTAGACTTGTCAAGAAACAAGCTTTCTGGTCCAATACCAGATagttttgcaaatctctcccaGTTAAGAAGGCTTTTACTTTATGACAACCAGCTTTCTGGAACAATTCCACCAAGTCTGGGAAAATGTGTTAATTTGGAGATTTTAGACTTATCTCACAACAAGATAACAGGTTTGATTCCTGCAGAAGTAGCTGCCTTGGATAGCTTGAAATTATACCTAAATTTGTCAAACAATAACTTACATGGGTCTTTACCATTGGAGCTCAGCAAAATGGACATGGTGCTAGCTATTGATGTATCCATGAATAACCTCTCTGGCAGCGTCCCTCCACAACTAGAAAGTTGCACAGCACTGGAGTATCTCAACCTCTCTGGTAATTCCTTTGAAGGCCCTCTCCCTTATTCATTAGGAAAATTGCTCTATATTCGAGCACTTGACGTGTCTTCAAATCAATTGACTGGGAAAATACCAGAGTCCATGCAGTTGTCTTCCTCTCTCAAGGAACTTAACTTCTCTTTCAACAAATTCTCAGGGAGAGTCTCACACAAGGGAGCATTTTCAAATCTTACCATTGACTCTTTCCTAGGAAATGATGGTCTCTGTGGCCGGTTTAAAGGCATGCAACATTGTCACAAGAAACGTGGTTATCATTTGGTGTTCTTGTTGATTCCTGTGTTACTATTTGGCACCCCTCTCCTATGCATGCTTTTTAGGTACTCCATGGTAACGATCAAGTCAAAAGTGAGAAATCGAATTGCTGTCGTTAGAAGAGGTGATTTGGAGGATGTAGAAGAGGGAACAGAAGACCACAAGTACCCAAGAATTTCATATAAACAACTTAGAGAGGCCACTGGAGGCTTCAGTGCTTCAAGCTTAATTGGTTCAGGCCGGTTTGGACAAGTCTACGAAGGAATGCTACAAGATAATACAAGAGTAGCTGTGAAGGTGTTGGATACAACGCATGGTGAGATTTCAAGGAGCTTTAGAAGGGAATATCAAATTCTGAAAAAGATAAGGCACAGAAATTTAATAAGGATCATCACAATTTGCTGTAGGCCAGAATTTAATGCCCTTGTTTTTCCCTTGATGCCAAATGGTAGCCTTGAGAAGTACCTATATCCAAGCCAAAGGTTGGATGTGGTTCAATTGGTAAGAATCTGCAGTGATGTAGCCGAGGGAATGTCCTATCTGCACCATTACTCTCCAGTGAAAGTAGTGCATTGTGATCTTAAGCCAAGCAATATACTCCTTGATGAAGATATGACAGCTTTGGTTACTGATTTTGGAATTTCAAGGCTTGTACAAAGTGATGAGAATACATCCATCAATGAATCAGCATCTTTCAGTTCAACACATGGTTTGTTATGTGGCTCAGTTGGTTATATAGCTCCTG AATACGGAATGGGAAAACATGCTTCAACTGAGGGTGATGTTTACAGTTTTGGAGTACTTGTGTTGGAGATGGTCTCAGGTAGACGCCCCACAGATGTACTCAGCCATGAAGGCTCAAGCTTGTGTGAGTGGATTAAAAAGCAATACACACACCAACACCAACTTGAAAACTTTGTTGAACAAGCACTGCAAAGGTTCTCTCCTTGTGGCGTGCCAAACCATCGTAACAAAATTTGGAAAGATGTTATACTAGAACTCATTGAGCTGGGGCTAGTATGCACACAGTACAATCCTTCAACAAGACCAAGCATGCACGATATAGCTCAAGAGATGGAGAGATTGAAGGACTACCTCACTAAGTCAAACTTGCCCCCTCATTAA
- the LOC102662412 gene encoding uncharacterized protein, translating to MVISYSDFATNPSNPYYMHPNENPSLILVQPVLDNKNYQIWCRSMKVALISKNKVKFVDGTLSPPPISDPLYEPWLRCNNLVLSWLQRSTSEEIAKSLLWCDRASFVWKSLENRFSQGDIFRVADIQEEVACLQQGTLDISSYFTKLMTLWEEIENFRPIRDCTCAIPCSCGAATDLRKFKEQDKVIKFLKGLGDQYSHVRSQIMLMSPLPTLDNAFNLILQQERQFNLPSTTDSSIENQSSVNHFSQTPSRPSNNSGCGRGRGYSSGGRGNRLCTHCNRTNHTVETCFIKHGYPPGFQHRKSNSSGNASVVNSVQDAGSAHISSSSSASTSTNGSSASLSTIQEQYTQILQLLQQSNLQSTSPSSVNSVFATNSVSHTSPSPSSGKNLSNNTSHWWIVDTGATDHITHIFDSFSSTYHIAPKL from the coding sequence ATGGTGATTTCTTACTCTGATTTTGCTACCAATCCCTCTAATCCATACTACATGCATCCGAATGAGAATCCTTCTCTTATTCTCGTTCAACCTGTGCTTGATAACAAAAACTACCAGATCTGGTGCAGATCGATGAAGGTGGCTCTTATCTCCAAGAACAAGGTCAAATTTGTTGATGGCACTCTTTCTCCTCCCCCTATCTCTGATCCTCTCTATGAACCCTGGCTTCGCTGTAATAACCTCGTTCTCTCATGGCTTCAACGTTCAACCTCTGAAGAAATCGCGAAATCTCTCCTCTGGTGTGATCGCGCTTCTTTTGTATGGAAAAGTTTGGAGAATCGGTTCTCTCAGGGTGATATTTTTCGCGTTGCTGATATTCAAGAGGAAGTAGCTTGTCTTCAACAAGGAACTCTTGACATCTCTTCGTATTTCACCAAATTGATGACGCTTTGGGAAGAAATTGAGAATTTTCGTCCAATTCGTGATTGTACTTGTGCTATACCGTGTTCTTGTGGTGCTGCTACAGATTTACGCAAATTCAAGGAGCAAGATAAGGTAATCAAGTTCTTGAAAGGTCTTGGTGATCAATATTCTCATGTTCGCTCGCAGATTATGCTGATGTCTCCACTTCCAACCCTAGACAATGCGTTCAATTTGATTCTTCAACAAGAACGCCAGTTCAATCTTCCTTCAACCACTGATTCTTCAATTGAGAATCAATCGTCGGTGAATCACTTCTCTCAAACGCCTTCTCGTCCTTCTAATAATTCCGGTTGTGGTCGTGGTCGTGGATATTCCTCCGGTGGCCGTGGCAACCGGCTATGCACTCACTGTAATCGCACCAATCACACTGTTGAGACTTGCTTCATCAAGCACGGGTATCCTCCTGGTTTTCAACATCGTAAGTCCAATTCCTCTGGAAATGCCTCTGTGGTGAACTCTGTTCAAGATGCTGGTTCTGCTCACATTTCCTCATCATCATCTGCTTCCACATCAACAAATGGATCAAGTGCTTCTTTGTCCACGATTCAAGAGCAATATACTCAGATTTTACAGCTACTCCAACAATCCAACTTGCAATCTACTTCACCTTCTTCAGTTAATTCTGTTTTTGCTACAAATTCTGTCTCTCATACCTCTCCCTCTCCTTCATCTGGTAAGAATCTCTCAAACAATACCAGTCACTGGTGGATTGTTGACACCGGTGCCACTGATCACATTACTCATATCTTTGACAGTTTTTCTTCCACATATCACATTGCACCAAAACTATGA